A stretch of the Glycine soja cultivar W05 chromosome 13, ASM419377v2, whole genome shotgun sequence genome encodes the following:
- the LOC114381951 gene encoding protein LIGHT-DEPENDENT SHORT HYPOCOTYLS 4-like produces the protein MDSIQEFMESCNTDITTTATTTMNTSSNSLVASSNSPSASSTTSSRYENQKRRDWNTFGQYLKNHRPPLSLSRCSGANVLEFLRYLDQFGKTKVHTPICPFYGHPNPPAPCPCPLRQAWGSLDALIGRLRAAFEENGGKPETNPFGARAVRLYLREVRELQSKARGISYEKKKRKRPPPPPPPPPPQQQQQSLPLPHHHHHLHHHLPPPGATQ, from the exons ATGGATTCAATTCAAGAATTTATGGAGTCGTGTAACACTGACATCACCACCACCGCAACAACCACCATGAACACCTCCAGCAACAGCTTGGTTGCTAGCTCCAATTCCCCTTCGGCTTCCTCCACCACCAGCAGCCGCTACGAGAACCAAAAGCGCCGTGACTGGAACACCTTTGGCCAGTATCTCAAGAATCACCgaccccctctctccctctccagGTGCAGCGGTGCAAACGTCCTTGAATTCCTTAG GTACTTGGACCAATTTGGCAAGACCAAAGTGCACACTCCGATCTGTCCCTTTTATGGGCACCCAAACCCTCCAGCACCATGTCCATGCCCTCTAAGACAAGCCTGGGGTAGCCTTGACGCCCTCATAGGTCGTCTAAGGGCAGCTTTTGAAGAAAACGGAGGAAAACCTGAAACCAACCCTTTTGGAGCAAGAGCTGTGAGGCTCTACCTTCGTGAGGTTCGTGAACTTCAGTCCAAAGCAAGAGGAATCAGTTACGAGAAGAAGAAACGAAAGcgtccaccaccaccaccaccaccaccaccaccacaacaacaacaacaatcattGCCTCTAcctcatcaccaccaccacctccaccaccacctccctCCCCCAGGTGCAACTCAATGA